In Desulforhopalus sp., a single genomic region encodes these proteins:
- a CDS encoding 3-isopropylmalate dehydratase small subunit, protein MKTFGGPAILLDRSDINTDEIIPAKYLTEITKMALKPHLLEDLLLGGQPFAPASEVMQRTRVVITRANFGCGSSREHAVWAFEVNDINVIIAESFARIFRQNMFNCGILAVELSKDQVDALFAMRGDITINIDLEKDLLTASSTDASQSSLTCTFSLNSFDKELVSAGGWLSYAARKY, encoded by the coding sequence ATGAAAACATTTGGTGGTCCGGCCATCCTTCTGGATAGAAGTGATATCAATACCGACGAAATAATTCCAGCCAAATATCTCACTGAGATAACCAAAATGGCCCTTAAACCGCATCTCCTGGAGGATCTACTCCTGGGTGGCCAACCTTTTGCTCCAGCGTCCGAGGTGATGCAACGAACAAGAGTTGTGATAACACGGGCCAATTTTGGTTGCGGTTCCTCTCGGGAACACGCTGTTTGGGCCTTTGAGGTAAATGATATTAACGTTATTATTGCCGAGAGTTTTGCCAGGATTTTTCGGCAAAACATGTTCAATTGCGGGATATTGGCAGTGGAACTGAGCAAGGATCAGGTTGATGCTCTCTTCGCCATGCGCGGAGATATTACGATCAATATAGATCTTGAGAAAGATCTATTAACGGCATCTTCAACCGATGCATCTCAATCAAGTCTAACGTGTACATTTTCCCTAAATTCTTTTGATAAAGAATTGGTTTCAGCTGGTGGCTGGTTGTCCTACGCCGCCCGAAAGTACTAA
- a CDS encoding single-stranded DNA-binding protein, which produces MVNKVILIGNLGSDPELRYTQSGTAVATLSVATNRKWKDRDGNMQDETEWHRVIVWDKSAEFCGNYLSKGSKVYVEGRLQTRKWKDQAGVDRYTTEVIATTVQNLTPRSGDGGGGYEQPPLPPEPFGGIMGGSTGEDVPF; this is translated from the coding sequence ATGGTCAACAAGGTTATACTTATAGGAAATTTAGGTTCCGATCCAGAGCTTCGCTATACTCAAAGCGGCACCGCCGTGGCCACACTTAGCGTTGCTACTAACAGAAAATGGAAAGATCGTGACGGCAATATGCAGGATGAGACAGAATGGCATAGAGTGATAGTTTGGGATAAAAGTGCTGAATTTTGCGGCAACTATCTTTCCAAGGGCTCTAAGGTGTATGTTGAAGGAAGGCTGCAAACTCGAAAATGGAAAGATCAGGCCGGTGTCGATCGATATACCACCGAAGTTATTGCAACAACCGTCCAAAATCTTACCCCGCGCAGTGGTGATGGTGGCGGCGGCTACGAACAACCGCCTTTACCACCGGAACCATTCGGAGGCATAATGGGTGGCAGTACCGGAGAAGACGTTCCGTTCTAG
- a CDS encoding DnaJ domain-containing protein — translation MDYYELLGVKKDSSLSEIKKAYRKLAHKYHPDKNKDDKKAESKFKEINEAYAVLSDPEKKKQYDLYGSADFHQRYSQEDIFRGFDLNDVLRQFGFGGAGGQSGHFRSTMGGGNNFASFFNQGGQGGCGGGCHSAPEKGQDMTYQITVTLGDVLNGAERTITLRKNGTPQNVSVKIPKGIEAGKKLRLQGQGGASRNGGPPGDLYLKVDIESNDTFSRDGDDLITQKLISFSEACFGTSLEVETLEGKKFMVKVAPGTTHDSRLRLKNYGLPIGPLGQRGDLYVRIGVKVPKELTEEQQKVIQELRDCGL, via the coding sequence ATGGATTACTATGAATTGCTCGGAGTAAAAAAGGATTCCTCTTTATCGGAGATTAAGAAGGCGTACAGAAAACTTGCGCATAAGTATCACCCGGATAAAAACAAGGACGATAAGAAGGCTGAGTCGAAGTTTAAAGAAATAAACGAGGCATATGCCGTGCTATCCGATCCGGAAAAGAAGAAACAATATGATCTCTACGGCTCCGCGGATTTTCACCAGCGGTATTCCCAAGAGGATATTTTTCGTGGCTTTGATCTTAACGATGTGCTTCGCCAATTTGGTTTTGGAGGTGCTGGTGGCCAGTCTGGTCATTTTCGCTCCACCATGGGTGGCGGCAATAACTTTGCATCATTTTTTAATCAGGGCGGACAGGGTGGATGTGGCGGTGGATGCCATAGTGCGCCGGAGAAAGGTCAGGATATGACCTATCAAATCACCGTCACCCTTGGAGATGTCTTGAATGGAGCGGAACGAACCATAACCTTGCGTAAGAACGGCACTCCGCAGAATGTATCGGTTAAAATTCCTAAGGGGATTGAGGCCGGAAAAAAACTTCGCCTTCAGGGGCAGGGGGGAGCCTCGCGCAATGGTGGCCCACCCGGTGATCTTTATCTGAAAGTTGATATTGAATCTAATGACACCTTTTCAAGAGATGGCGACGACCTTATAACCCAAAAGCTTATTAGCTTCAGCGAGGCCTGCTTTGGTACTTCGCTTGAAGTGGAAACCTTGGAAGGTAAAAAATTTATGGTTAAGGTGGCTCCAGGAACAACCCATGATTCTCGACTTCGCTTGAAAAACTATGGGTTACCGATTGGTCCTTTGGGGCAACGAGGAGACCTTTATGTGCGGATAGGTGTCAAGGTTCCCAAGGAATTAACAGAAGAACAGCAGAAGGTGATTCAGGAATTGCGTGACTGTGGATTATAA